A part of Rhinoderma darwinii isolate aRhiDar2 chromosome 1, aRhiDar2.hap1, whole genome shotgun sequence genomic DNA contains:
- the LOC142759787 gene encoding perilipin-3-like isoform X1, whose product MSTNGTEPSAQVDETPEQQQNVVGRVTHLPLVSSACSVVSAAYNSTKDSHPYIRNVCHVAEKGAKTLTDAAVTGSKPLLSRLEPQIATANELACKGLDKLESTLPILHQPTEKVVSDTKELVTGARDTVVGTVTGARDTVTSAVSGIMGMAAGAVQGSMDVTRSVVSSVMDTHVGQFVTSSLDTVLGKSEEWADHYLPMTDEELSELASTVEGFEVTPLQQQREQQSYYVRLGSLSSRLHHRAYQHSLGKVRRAQITTVATLAQLHQTIDLMETVKQSVHGGQEKLHQLWLEWSLKQSGTTSEDVETEPEQPLDSRVLSMTRMLTKQIQTTCFSLVSGAQGLPANIQDRMQQLRQTAQDLHASFSSAHSLGDISAGILIQSRERATKVHDHVNELLSYVVANTPLTWLVGPFAPQLVELPETPEEPERRQ is encoded by the exons CAGAATGTGGTGGGACGTGTTACACATCTACCTCTTGTCAGCTCTGCATGCAGTGTGGTGAGTGCGGCCTACAATTCTACTAAGGATAGTCACCCGTACATCCGCAACGTTTGTCATGTTGCTGAGAAAGGAGCAAAGACCTTAACTGATGCTGCAGTAACTGGATCAAAGCCTCTTCTAAGCCGACTGGAGCCGCAAA TTGCAACTGCAAATGAACTTGCCTGCAAAGGTTTAGACAAACTGGAATCAACACTGCCTATACTTCACCAGCCAACTGAGAAG GTTGTGTCTGACACAAAGGAGCTGGTGACTGGAGCTCGTGATACTGTAGTTGGTACGGTGACTGGTGCCCGTGATACTGTCACAAGTGCAGTGTCTGGTATAATGGGCATGGCAGCTGGTGCAGTACAGGGAAGCATGGATGTGACTCGGTCTGTAGTCTCATCAGTGATGGACACGCATGTAGGGCAGTTTGTAACCAGCAGCCTGGATACAGTCTTGGGGAAGTCTGAGGAGTGGGCCGATCACTACCTTCCTATGACAGATGAAGAGCTGT CTGAACTTGCCTCCACTGTAGAGGGGTTTGAAGTAACTCCACTTCAACAACAAAGGGAACAGCAGAGTTACTATGTTCGTTTGGGTTCTTTGTCTTCTCGTCTGCATCATCGAGCATACCAGCATTCTCTGGGCAAGGTGAGGCGTGCCCAGATCACCACTGTGGCAACTCTAGCACAGCTTCACCAAACTATTGACCTG ATGGAAACAGTCAAGCAGAGCGTTCATGGTGGCCAAGAGAAACTGCACCAGCTGTGGCTGGAATGGAGTCTCAAGCAATCGGGAACCACATCTGAAGATGTGGAGACTGAACCTGAACAG ccttTGGATTCTCGAGTGTTATCCATGACCCGTATGCTGACCAAGCAAATACAAACTACTTGCTTTAGTCTGGTCTCCGGTGCACAGGGTCTTCCAGCCAACATACAGGACCGAATGCAACAACTCCGGCAAACTGCTCAGGACCTTCATGCTTCCTTCTCCTCTGCTCACTCACTTGGAGATATTTCTGCAGGAATTCTGATACAAAGCAGAGAACGAGCCACAAAAGTCCATGACCACGTGAATGAGCTTTTAAGCTATGTGGTGGCAAATACTCCCTTGACGTGGCTGGTAGGCCCTTTTGCCCCTCAGCTGGTTGAACTTCCAGAAACACCTGAAGAACCTGAGAGGCGGCAATAA
- the LOC142759787 gene encoding perilipin-3-like isoform X3: MSTNGTEPSAQVDETPEQQQNVVGRVTHLPLVSSACSVVSAAYNSTKDSHPYIRNVCHVAEKGAKTLTDAAVTGSKPLLSRLEPQIATANELACKGLDKLESTLPILHQPTEKVVSDTKELVTGARDTVVGTVTGARDTVTSAVSGIMGMAAGAVQGSMDVTRSVVSSVMDTHVGQFVTSSLDTVLGKSEEWADHYLPMTDEELSELASTVEGFEVTPLQQQREQQSYYVRLGSLSSRLHHRAYQHSLGKMETVKQSVHGGQEKLHQLWLEWSLKQSGTTSEDVETEPEQPLDSRVLSMTRMLTKQIQTTCFSLVSGAQGLPANIQDRMQQLRQTAQDLHASFSSAHSLGDISAGILIQSRERATKVHDHVNELLSYVVANTPLTWLVGPFAPQLVELPETPEEPERRQ; this comes from the exons CAGAATGTGGTGGGACGTGTTACACATCTACCTCTTGTCAGCTCTGCATGCAGTGTGGTGAGTGCGGCCTACAATTCTACTAAGGATAGTCACCCGTACATCCGCAACGTTTGTCATGTTGCTGAGAAAGGAGCAAAGACCTTAACTGATGCTGCAGTAACTGGATCAAAGCCTCTTCTAAGCCGACTGGAGCCGCAAA TTGCAACTGCAAATGAACTTGCCTGCAAAGGTTTAGACAAACTGGAATCAACACTGCCTATACTTCACCAGCCAACTGAGAAG GTTGTGTCTGACACAAAGGAGCTGGTGACTGGAGCTCGTGATACTGTAGTTGGTACGGTGACTGGTGCCCGTGATACTGTCACAAGTGCAGTGTCTGGTATAATGGGCATGGCAGCTGGTGCAGTACAGGGAAGCATGGATGTGACTCGGTCTGTAGTCTCATCAGTGATGGACACGCATGTAGGGCAGTTTGTAACCAGCAGCCTGGATACAGTCTTGGGGAAGTCTGAGGAGTGGGCCGATCACTACCTTCCTATGACAGATGAAGAGCTGT CTGAACTTGCCTCCACTGTAGAGGGGTTTGAAGTAACTCCACTTCAACAACAAAGGGAACAGCAGAGTTACTATGTTCGTTTGGGTTCTTTGTCTTCTCGTCTGCATCATCGAGCATACCAGCATTCTCTGGGCAAG ATGGAAACAGTCAAGCAGAGCGTTCATGGTGGCCAAGAGAAACTGCACCAGCTGTGGCTGGAATGGAGTCTCAAGCAATCGGGAACCACATCTGAAGATGTGGAGACTGAACCTGAACAG ccttTGGATTCTCGAGTGTTATCCATGACCCGTATGCTGACCAAGCAAATACAAACTACTTGCTTTAGTCTGGTCTCCGGTGCACAGGGTCTTCCAGCCAACATACAGGACCGAATGCAACAACTCCGGCAAACTGCTCAGGACCTTCATGCTTCCTTCTCCTCTGCTCACTCACTTGGAGATATTTCTGCAGGAATTCTGATACAAAGCAGAGAACGAGCCACAAAAGTCCATGACCACGTGAATGAGCTTTTAAGCTATGTGGTGGCAAATACTCCCTTGACGTGGCTGGTAGGCCCTTTTGCCCCTCAGCTGGTTGAACTTCCAGAAACACCTGAAGAACCTGAGAGGCGGCAATAA
- the LOC142759787 gene encoding perilipin-3-like isoform X2 encodes MSTNGTEPSAQVDETPEQQNVVGRVTHLPLVSSACSVVSAAYNSTKDSHPYIRNVCHVAEKGAKTLTDAAVTGSKPLLSRLEPQIATANELACKGLDKLESTLPILHQPTEKVVSDTKELVTGARDTVVGTVTGARDTVTSAVSGIMGMAAGAVQGSMDVTRSVVSSVMDTHVGQFVTSSLDTVLGKSEEWADHYLPMTDEELSELASTVEGFEVTPLQQQREQQSYYVRLGSLSSRLHHRAYQHSLGKVRRAQITTVATLAQLHQTIDLMETVKQSVHGGQEKLHQLWLEWSLKQSGTTSEDVETEPEQPLDSRVLSMTRMLTKQIQTTCFSLVSGAQGLPANIQDRMQQLRQTAQDLHASFSSAHSLGDISAGILIQSRERATKVHDHVNELLSYVVANTPLTWLVGPFAPQLVELPETPEEPERRQ; translated from the exons AATGTGGTGGGACGTGTTACACATCTACCTCTTGTCAGCTCTGCATGCAGTGTGGTGAGTGCGGCCTACAATTCTACTAAGGATAGTCACCCGTACATCCGCAACGTTTGTCATGTTGCTGAGAAAGGAGCAAAGACCTTAACTGATGCTGCAGTAACTGGATCAAAGCCTCTTCTAAGCCGACTGGAGCCGCAAA TTGCAACTGCAAATGAACTTGCCTGCAAAGGTTTAGACAAACTGGAATCAACACTGCCTATACTTCACCAGCCAACTGAGAAG GTTGTGTCTGACACAAAGGAGCTGGTGACTGGAGCTCGTGATACTGTAGTTGGTACGGTGACTGGTGCCCGTGATACTGTCACAAGTGCAGTGTCTGGTATAATGGGCATGGCAGCTGGTGCAGTACAGGGAAGCATGGATGTGACTCGGTCTGTAGTCTCATCAGTGATGGACACGCATGTAGGGCAGTTTGTAACCAGCAGCCTGGATACAGTCTTGGGGAAGTCTGAGGAGTGGGCCGATCACTACCTTCCTATGACAGATGAAGAGCTGT CTGAACTTGCCTCCACTGTAGAGGGGTTTGAAGTAACTCCACTTCAACAACAAAGGGAACAGCAGAGTTACTATGTTCGTTTGGGTTCTTTGTCTTCTCGTCTGCATCATCGAGCATACCAGCATTCTCTGGGCAAGGTGAGGCGTGCCCAGATCACCACTGTGGCAACTCTAGCACAGCTTCACCAAACTATTGACCTG ATGGAAACAGTCAAGCAGAGCGTTCATGGTGGCCAAGAGAAACTGCACCAGCTGTGGCTGGAATGGAGTCTCAAGCAATCGGGAACCACATCTGAAGATGTGGAGACTGAACCTGAACAG ccttTGGATTCTCGAGTGTTATCCATGACCCGTATGCTGACCAAGCAAATACAAACTACTTGCTTTAGTCTGGTCTCCGGTGCACAGGGTCTTCCAGCCAACATACAGGACCGAATGCAACAACTCCGGCAAACTGCTCAGGACCTTCATGCTTCCTTCTCCTCTGCTCACTCACTTGGAGATATTTCTGCAGGAATTCTGATACAAAGCAGAGAACGAGCCACAAAAGTCCATGACCACGTGAATGAGCTTTTAAGCTATGTGGTGGCAAATACTCCCTTGACGTGGCTGGTAGGCCCTTTTGCCCCTCAGCTGGTTGAACTTCCAGAAACACCTGAAGAACCTGAGAGGCGGCAATAA